The Dendrosporobacter quercicolus genome window below encodes:
- the rpmD gene encoding 50S ribosomal protein L30, translating into MAKLKITLTRSLIGRPEDQRATVRALGLGKTNSVKVQDDNAVIRGMIRKVEHLVSVEEVQD; encoded by the coding sequence ATGGCAAAGCTCAAAATTACTCTTACCAGAAGCCTGATTGGCAGACCTGAAGATCAACGTGCTACTGTCCGGGCTTTGGGTTTAGGTAAAACCAACAGTGTGAAAGTACAGGATGACAATGCGGTTATCAGAGGGATGATCCGCAAAGTGGAACATCTTGTCAGTGTTGAAGAAGTGCAAGACTAG
- the rplO gene encoding 50S ribosomal protein L15, translated as MKLHELAPAPGSKKVRTRVGRGLGSGLGKTSGKGHKGQKARAGGGVRTGFEGGQMPIYRRLPKRGFYNKFAKEFAEVNVSDLNRFDNGAVVDPVALIEIGILKNVRDGVRILGNGELEKSLTVIANGFTKSAAEKIAAAGGKVEVI; from the coding sequence ATGAAATTACACGAATTAGCTCCGGCCCCTGGATCGAAGAAGGTTCGTACCCGTGTTGGCCGTGGTCTTGGTTCCGGTCTTGGCAAGACATCCGGAAAAGGTCATAAAGGGCAGAAAGCCCGTGCCGGCGGCGGTGTTCGTACCGGCTTTGAAGGCGGCCAAATGCCGATTTACCGCAGACTGCCGAAACGTGGTTTCTATAATAAATTCGCCAAAGAATTTGCTGAAGTCAACGTTTCCGATCTCAACCGCTTTGACAACGGCGCTGTCGTAGATCCGGTCGCTTTAATCGAAATTGGCATTTTGAAAAATGTCCGTGACGGTGTTCGCATTTTAGGCAACGGCGAACTGGAAAAATCACTTACTGTAATCGCCAACGGCTTTACCAAGTCAGCAGCCGAAAAAATTGCAGCGGCTGGCGGAAAAGTCGAGGTGATCTAA